TGAACAATAAAGAGGACTAAAATGATCCAAAGGAAGAAAGTAAGGGGACTAAAATCATGCAATTGTCATCCAAAGGAAGAAAGTAAGGGGACCAAAAATGTAAGGGGGCTAAAATATAGACTAAAATCATGCAATTGAAAGTAAGATGACTAAAATCATCCAAAGGAAGAAAGTAAGGGACCAAAAATGTATTTAAGTCTTCTAAAAAAAGGTTAACCAATTTATGAGTCAAGTGCTCAATAAAGAGGGCAAAATAACCCATAATGTGTGGCGTGACGATCTCCCACCTCATCCTTTAACCATGAGGTTGAATGttcaattctttctttttttgtcaaagtgATTCGATTGATTCAAGGCTAAAGCCCAAATGGATAGATAAGAACACTTGAATACACAAGGCCTATAGTGAAAAGTCAATACAAAGCAAGGGATACTCGTAGTTAAGAAACTAGTTGTTAGAACAGCAGCACGAATACATAACATAGTATAGAGAAACACACAAAAGTTTTGGTCACACAGTTCGACCAATTATCAACTATGGAATTGAAACACATTTCATTAccgattaaaaaaaaacaatcaaaaTGGATTTTTCTCAGCCCACAAGTATTTCTTTGGGTAGCCCATAGCCCATTTGGTTTACTTACCGAACCTGGTCACACTCATCTGAATTTCATCCATGATCGTAACACTCTAATCTAATCTCACTCGATTGATTCACTCACTGCAAAACCATGGCCATAGGAGGAGAACAAATCATAGAAATCCAAATTCCACAGCAGAAAATTTTCACCGGAGCTCCATTCCCCGCCGCAGTATCACCTTCTCCGGCCACCGCAACTGCGGTTCCTCTCTCCGCAACACAGTCAATCAAAACCCACAAACCCTACCTCGAATCACTCCTCCACCAATCCGGCGCCGTCCTTCTCAGAAACTTCCCACTCCACACGGCCTCCCACTTCAACGACCTCGTCGAGGCCTTCGGGTATGAAGAGCTTCCCTACGTCGGCGGCGCCGCCCCGCGCACCAACGTCGTCGGCCGCGTCTTCACCGCCAACGAATCCCCACCCGACCAGAAAATCCCCTTCCACCATGAGATGGCTCAGGTCCCTGAATTCCCTTCGAAATTGTTCTTCTTCTGTGAGGTGGAGCCGCGTGTCGGCGGTGAAACTCCGATTGTGCTCAGCCATGTTGTCTATGAGAGGATGAATGAGAAGTATCCTGAATTTGTAGAGAGATTGGAGAAGCATGGTTTGCTGTATGTTAGGGTTTTGGGTGAAGGTGATGACCCTTCTTCTCCCATTGGTAGAGGCTGGAAATCAACGTTCTTGACTGATGACAAGGCCGTCGCTGAAGAAAGGTTTCTGCTTCTTAACTTTGCACCACTTGGGTCTCATCACATTTTTCACCTTAGTAGTAATTtgaagattttaaaatttgaccAAGTTTTCTTATACATTAGTTGAAGTGTTGAGGTGATATCATTAAAAAGTCTGATATGATGATAATTTTATATGCTCAATGATTAATTTGATAAATAAATCATATGAAAATTTAACATTGTTGTTGTTTGGGTGTCACAAAACCTTAAGAAGTTCATTTACTATGCAATATAGGAAGAGTTTCATCATACTTTTAAGTAGAAATGAGgtggagaaaagagaaattggaaggaaagagatagaaagtaagagatttgataagtGATATGATTGAAAGATAAGAAAGAGATAGATAGAAATCAAAGTTGGAAATGAAGTGGGAAATTATGAGTGTGAGTGAATTATAGCTCACAATCTGCTCATctgaatataaaaaaaatgttgtttTGTGCTGCACATTCTAATTAGGAGAgtgaaagaaaataatgaaaaagGATATATCTGATATATGATGCGATATGaaaggaaaagagaagagagaaaaatgaaatgtaCCTTGTTGTAGTGTTTGAAAATTGGGATTGTTAAGAATTAAGTTGAAGATAAGGGTGGTTTGCTCTATTCTTTGTTCTTAGATGCTGAATATTTTATTCAATTCTCTTATTCTATGTGAAAAAATTGCATACTGTTGTTCAGTGAGTGAGTGTGTATctagtttaatttgaatttttgtaTTGCAGGGCTGCTAAACTGGGCATGAAGCTGGAGTGGTTGGAAGATGGGGTGAAATCAATTATGGGTCCAATCCCAGCTGTGAAGTATGATGAGATGAGAAAACGCAAGATATGGTTTAACAGCATGGTGGCTGCTTACACGGGCTGGGAGGATGAAAGAAATGATCCTGTTAAGGCTGTTACCTTTGGGGATGGTGAGCCATTACCAGCTGAGATAATCTATGACTGTCTCAACATACTGGAGGAGGAATCTGTTGCCATTCCTTGGCGAAAAGGGGACGTTTTGTTGCTTGATAATTGGGCCGTCCTTCATTCTCGAAGACCCTTTGATCCACCTCGCAGGGTGCTCGCTTCTCTTGTCAAGTAATAGCGTGTTCGATTCTGGCCACACAATCACTTATGGAGAGAAGCTACAAAATGTAACTTCAGATATGAACATGTCTTGGATTGTGTACTCACTCCCCATCCAAACTAGGCATAGTAGATTCCCAGCTTCTCGGTAAGATAAGGGAAGGGTTACTTGTACTACATTTCAGGCAGCTAGAATGCTTCACAGGTTTCTATACTGCCTATGATTCTAAGTTGTATTTGTAATGTCACATTAATTTGAAGATGTATATACAGATACTAAGTTAATGGAAACAATAACTGCTTTCTTTAGCAGGAATAGCTGAACCATGAAATAATATGTAAGCATTTAGAAAGAAGATGAGTATGAAAAGTGAATGAACTCTTCTGAATTGTAAGTGACTCCAATATCAAGTTTTAGGGTGTGTTTGTTTATCACGTTGCTCTTCAagataaaaaatgaatgaacTCTTCTTATGAATTGGTTAAAAGTATGTTCACATTATATATTCCGTTCCACTAGAATAGTACAATGGAGAAAGAATCTTGTTGAGTATAGTGGATGAGAGAGATCTTGCTGCATAACCTATCTTCCCTGAATAAGCCCACTGAAAACCTGGCTTTTCCCAGCTAGAGTGGCTTCCcactcaaaagaagaaagatggaTCTGGGACAGGGAAAGCACAACTTGCTTCATATCAGGACGTAAAATGGGATCCTCCTCCACACATTGCTTTGCCAGCATGGCCATCTAAGCATATAACATAACAACAAAAGACCGTGTTAATTGACATGTTATAATTTCATTGGTTGGGATATGAAATGAGACAGCGTTAATTGACATGTTATAATTTCATTGGTTGAGATATGAAATGAGACACCAATTGGAGACAGCTGATCTCAATCCAACTTGAACATCGTGCAACATGTTTTCCCTACTTCAGAATCTATGGAATTGGTTATTTTCTTCACACTAACAAATATCAGACCACGAGATAGAGTGAAAGGTGGAATTAGGCTCTAATCTGGACAAACCTTCAATTTTCCTGAGTGAAAGGTGGAATTATCCTCAACTACAAACTTACAGTTGAAGATAGAGAAATCATCTTACCTGCAATACACAATCATGGGAATACAGATCCTTCATGATAGGATCAACGTGGTTTCTAATGCTTGGCGTGCTCAATGAATCAGGTACGGTCCTAAGAACTTCCAACATCTGCAATTTAACAAATCTTAAGGTAATGACACAAAAAATGTTGCAACTTGCAACACCAAACCACAAAGTGTATCTTTTGGTCGACGTTAAATTCAATGGAAGTCGAAACACACGCTTAATTAACCAATCTAAGGACACATCGCCTTTGAACAATCATGTCATGTCTTTCAAGTAAGGAAAACTTACTATAGATGCCAATGATCGTCTTTCAGGACCTTGTGTACCTTGTGTTTGAATAATGGCTTTCTTCCCTGAAATAATCTCATAAAGAACAACACCAAATGCATAGACATCACTTTTGGACGTCGCAATGCGATTGCTCAAGTATCTGCAAAATATTACAAAGTAAAACAACCATtcatatttttctctttctgtATATAAGTAATGGTTTTGTAAATGCAAAAGGGACATACTCAGGAGCAAGATATCCATATGTACTAACACCTTTGGTTGTTGTGGTTCCTCCCTCAATTGTTTCACTAACAAGTTTTGCTAACCCAAAATCTGATATCTATAGAGAGAATTATGGCAATCAACCAATCTGTGAAAACATTCAGAAATAATTTAATATTGTCTAAATTTGTTATTACCTTGGCTCTGAAGGAAGCATCAAGAAGAATGTTGCTTGTATTGATATCTTGATGGACGTAACGAGTTTTTGTGTGCTCATGTATGTATTCAAGGCCCCTAGCAGCATCAAGTGCAATTTGAACCCTTGTGATCCAAGAAAGTGATGAATGACCTATAAGCAACACAGAAGCAGAAAGGTCTTGATTCTCTTGAACTCTATACATATGCATAGATTGTTCATGCAAGACACACATATTCATAAATAAGGATAAAGCTTCTCTGAATAGCTTCTGCGTGTCATAATTCCTTTGAGGAAAGAGGAGCTGATACAAACATGCTAACAGACATACATATTTATACATATGTATTGAACACACCAAAGCAGAGGCATGACCTTACCCTTATTCTGAGGATCATGCAAATGGCTACTGAGTGAACCTTTCTGAGCATATTCAAAAACAAGGAAAACCTCATCATGACTAGGCGCATAGCCGATGAATTCTACCTtgacaaaattaattacaaaatAGGACTCAAACTCTTGAAAAGCTGCAAGGAATTAACTCCAAAATCAAAGCatatgaaatttatttttaacaGCAAAGAAATTACCAGATTAGCATGATGGACCTTGCACAGAACTTTCATCTCTGACATAAATTCTTTGGTTTTAGTAGCTGTTATTCTCTTAATGGCAACTTCCTAAAGGATTTAAAATACATACCAAAAACAATATCAGAATAATGATTGAcatgtacatttttttttcttcttgcgAAGCACTTGTCTGACTTAGAACTTAGAAGTATACAGCCACAAACCTGGTCACGAAGGAGACCATAGTAAACAGAACCATATGTTTTGTAGCCAAGAAGATTTGAATCTGAGAAACCATCAGTTGAGGAAAAAATCTCTTCATATGTAAAAACTACTGGCTTATCCATGTTAAAAACTTCTGGCATTAGAGCTGCAACAGCAAAAATCGTATATTATTTATACACAGATTTTAGTTTAAAGTACAAATCACAGTCTCTCCCCCATTCCCAGTTTATCAATTACAAGCAGATTTTAGCTTAAAACACATCTTATAGTCTTAGCACAAGTATATTTGACTTGAGTTTATAATTTTGATTGCCATTATAAGTATGCATATTTTTGCTCAATAAAGTACATGCAAATAGATAATTAGATTGATTACTTGAAGGTTTAGGAGCAGTAATTTGGTCACTGCTGGATTCACCATCAGTTTGGTCTACAGGTTTGCAGCATATGAATCTTCCAGGCCCACAAAACAAAATTGGACTCCTATGGAGCTTATGAGAGATATTACCCTCAGCAACCTTTGCTTGATTTCTGGCTTCAACTAAACAATTTGATGATCTCAGGAACACACACAGTATCATGCTTATAATTATTAGTGCAAGACCAACCCCTATACCTCCCATGATCAATCCATAGGGTACGTGAGCTTTACGGTTGATATCATCAGCTGTAAAAAATGGGTTACATGTTCAATTACTGCAAAAATAACTTTTAGTTTGGCATCTAAATGTTTGACTCTTAGTAACAgaagaatgattttttttctcataattATTTTACACTATTTCTTGAGCTCAATCTTGTTTAAGAGAAAACAAAAAGGAAGTGGGATAAGAATTGTGTAACAGAAATGGTGTATCAATATCATATGATATCATTGTCCCAAACTAAATACCAGTTAACAAATGCAGAATTTGGCAATATGctgtttaaaatattaaatttctaCACCACAGTATATTGTTTTTTGTCAAGTCATTTTTCCTTTGGGATTTCAGAGTTCAAAGACATCAGTAAGAATAAGATTAAACCAAAAGCACAAGATAAAATAATATACTTGCAAACAAAACTTCAACCTATACAAATTTGTGTATGTATAAAGGTAGAGATACAACTGAAAAACTAGTAGCTCCAaactaaaggaaaaaaaatcctTTTCTATATTACATGCTGAACCATACCTGAAAAATTATCAACAGATGGTGAAGGAACAGGAACCGGAGAAGTATCATTCTTCAGGTGATAAGGCTCACCAGGAACTGCAATGCAGTTAAATAATTCAATATTGCATTTTCGGCACTGATTTCCAAATCTCAACTACAGAACATAAATTGCTATAAACAGCCCAAATTTTGAATAGAACTAATGCATCAACAACAACGATGACAAGAACAACAAAATCTTTATCAGTTTATCCCATTAGGTGAAGTCAGCTATATGGACCACTGATCCATATTACTGATATCAGTCAGCTTTACGCTGATTGCCGAAGGCCTAAAACAACCTGATTGACCATACAAGCATAGGTTGAAGAAAAGGGTTGAAGAAGATTGCAAAGGCTAACCTGAATTCAAAGGTATATAGTAAAGAGAGCCAACAATGACACTATCAGGATTGCTGATGCCATTCACTGTCTCAATGCTATCC
This portion of the Lotus japonicus ecotype B-129 chromosome 3, LjGifu_v1.2 genome encodes:
- the LOC130745586 gene encoding lysM domain receptor-like kinase 3, whose protein sequence is MYLTQKPCLKLLLHFPIFLLHFYSIYSYPTPMNCTDSTRVCTSFLAFKPQPNQTLAVIESMFDVLPGDITVEGNGWGYTFIRKNCSCAAGIKKYVSNTTFTVKSHGGFVTDMVMDAYDGLVFLPNTTTRWAREGSVVPLSLFCGCSSGLWNYLVSYVIRDGDSVESLASRFGVSMDSIETVNGISNPDSVIVGSLYYIPLNSVPGEPYHLKNDTSPVPVPSPSVDNFSADDINRKAHVPYGLIMGGIGVGLALIIISMILCVFLRSSNCLVEARNQAKVAEGNISHKLHRSPILFCGPGRFICCKPVDQTDGESSSDQITAPKPSTLMPEVFNMDKPVVFTYEEIFSSTDGFSDSNLLGYKTYGSVYYGLLRDQEVAIKRITATKTKEFMSEMKVLCKVHHANLVEFIGYAPSHDEVFLVFEYAQKGSLSSHLHDPQNKGHSSLSWITRVQIALDAARGLEYIHEHTKTRYVHQDINTSNILLDASFRAKISDFGLAKLVSETIEGGTTTTKGVSTYGYLAPEYLSNRIATSKSDVYAFGVVLYEIISGKKAIIQTQGTQGPERRSLASIMLEVLRTVPDSLSTPSIRNHVDPIMKDLYSHDCVLQMAMLAKQCVEEDPILRPDMKQVVLSLSQIHLSSFEWEATLAGKSQVFSGLIQGR
- the LOC130745587 gene encoding clavaminate synthase-like protein At3g21360, giving the protein MAIGGEQIIEIQIPQQKIFTGAPFPAAVSPSPATATAVPLSATQSIKTHKPYLESLLHQSGAVLLRNFPLHTASHFNDLVEAFGYEELPYVGGAAPRTNVVGRVFTANESPPDQKIPFHHEMAQVPEFPSKLFFFCEVEPRVGGETPIVLSHVVYERMNEKYPEFVERLEKHGLLYVRVLGEGDDPSSPIGRGWKSTFLTDDKAVAEERAAKLGMKLEWLEDGVKSIMGPIPAVKYDEMRKRKIWFNSMVAAYTGWEDERNDPVKAVTFGDGEPLPAEIIYDCLNILEEESVAIPWRKGDVLLLDNWAVLHSRRPFDPPRRVLASLVK